Proteins co-encoded in one Armatimonadota bacterium genomic window:
- a CDS encoding YjgP/YjgQ family permease, producing the protein MKLIDRYILGEMVGPALAALAAFVVLITGHVLYTVVDVVAGKGVPVASIVKFAALKAPDAAILAMPVAALLGCSLALNRLASDHELIPMLTSGISGVRLMAPALVLGVVATCASFALKEYAVPRADQEAQRLMSSILVQQKTLAFKPGQFVEAGNQWIFVAQDVDNDRDTLKGLLGFMKRPDQPPWVVYAPEARFSGRRLVANNARFHGVTWPDSLDSLSGDLDVDLTEVSGASFSGERMENRSLRRLLELRRQVAAGGPTATREYDLEIHGRLSLISACLVFSLLAAPVALRFGRGQSLAGVLSTLIVAFVYYVVMMGMRILGGNGVLPVPLAAWAENAVVLVLSLWGMRRF; encoded by the coding sequence ATGAAGCTCATTGACCGATACATCCTGGGCGAAATGGTGGGGCCGGCGCTTGCCGCGCTGGCGGCTTTCGTGGTGCTCATCACCGGGCATGTACTGTACACCGTGGTCGATGTAGTCGCCGGCAAGGGTGTGCCTGTGGCGAGTATTGTCAAGTTCGCTGCCCTGAAGGCCCCGGATGCGGCGATTCTTGCCATGCCGGTAGCGGCGCTTCTGGGGTGCTCGCTGGCCCTGAACCGCCTGGCTTCGGACCATGAACTGATCCCCATGCTCACTTCGGGTATCAGCGGCGTGCGGCTCATGGCCCCGGCGCTCGTGCTTGGGGTTGTGGCAACCTGTGCGTCTTTCGCGCTGAAAGAGTATGCAGTACCCCGCGCGGACCAGGAAGCTCAGCGTCTGATGAGCTCGATCCTCGTCCAGCAGAAGACCCTGGCGTTCAAGCCCGGGCAGTTCGTGGAAGCCGGTAACCAGTGGATATTCGTTGCGCAGGATGTAGATAATGACCGGGACACGCTCAAGGGCCTGCTGGGGTTCATGAAGCGGCCGGACCAGCCGCCCTGGGTGGTGTATGCCCCGGAAGCGAGATTCTCGGGCAGGCGGCTGGTGGCCAACAACGCCCGGTTCCACGGCGTCACCTGGCCTGACTCGCTGGACTCCCTGTCGGGTGACCTGGATGTGGACCTGACGGAAGTCAGCGGGGCGTCGTTCAGCGGAGAACGCATGGAAAACCGCAGCCTTCGGCGTCTGCTGGAACTGCGGCGGCAGGTCGCCGCAGGTGGACCGACTGCAACCCGGGAATATGACCTGGAGATTCACGGGCGGCTCTCGCTGATTTCGGCCTGCCTCGTATTCTCGCTGCTGGCAGCGCCGGTTGCGCTGCGGTTCGGTAGAGGTCAGAGTCTGGCAGGGGTCTTGTCGACGCTTATTGTCGCTTTCGTTTACTATGTGGTGATGATGGGGATGCGTATTCTCGGCGGCAACGGCGTCTTGCCGGTGCCTTTGGCTGCGTGGGCCGAGAATGCCGTGGTGCTGGTTCTGTCCCTGTGGGGGATGCGACGCTTTTGA
- a CDS encoding carbon-nitrogen hydrolase family protein: MIAAVCQILCLPSDLEGNMHRMDRALIQAHAAGARLACFPETAFLGWVNPDAYHRAPAIPGAWTDHLAERARELSMFICAGLAEKSGADLYDSAVLVSPEGEIILKHRKINTLTHLLTPPYTRGSIADIQVAETEFGTVGLLICADTFLSPVLDRMASLKPDLLLVPYGWAAEPHQWPEHSEKLAEVVTNAALRVGCPVVGTDCVGIIGHGPWTGYTFGGCSVVSNAHGEIVALAADREPEVLIVDIA; the protein is encoded by the coding sequence ATGATAGCCGCCGTCTGCCAGATCCTATGCCTCCCCAGTGACCTTGAGGGCAACATGCACCGCATGGATCGCGCGCTCATCCAGGCCCATGCGGCAGGCGCGCGCCTTGCGTGTTTCCCCGAAACCGCATTTCTGGGCTGGGTAAACCCGGACGCCTACCACCGCGCTCCCGCAATCCCCGGCGCCTGGACTGATCACCTCGCTGAGCGCGCCCGCGAGCTTTCCATGTTCATCTGTGCAGGGCTTGCGGAGAAGTCCGGCGCCGACCTGTACGACAGCGCGGTCCTTGTCTCACCCGAGGGCGAGATCATCCTGAAGCACCGGAAGATCAACACCCTCACCCACCTTTTGACGCCGCCCTACACCCGCGGCAGCATCGCCGACATCCAGGTGGCGGAAACCGAGTTCGGCACAGTGGGCTTGCTCATCTGCGCAGATACATTTCTCTCCCCTGTCCTGGATCGGATGGCATCGCTCAAACCCGACCTTCTCCTGGTCCCGTACGGCTGGGCTGCTGAACCCCACCAGTGGCCGGAACATTCCGAGAAGCTGGCTGAAGTCGTGACGAATGCAGCGCTGCGAGTGGGTTGCCCGGTGGTGGGGACGGACTGCGTAGGGATCATCGGCCACGGGCCATGGACGGGATACACATTTGGTGGATGCAGCGTGGTCTCAAACGCCCACGGGGAGATAGTGGCCCTGGCCGCAGACCGCGAGCCGGAGGTGCTGATCGTGGACATCGCGTAG
- a CDS encoding CPBP family intramembrane metalloprotease yields the protein MSQDPPQVPVDRPTPREPLLARLGLLRDADQAREAVCLFYAAVGLSLVFFHGRPRNMDADWGLFVWFGVNFLVLFCVPALIIRFGWKEPLTRYGLQWGDFSTWGRYFAVFFVGMAPLIILVSRDPGFAMYYPRFSLARIHAGYLLLSAGGWLVYFFAWEWFFRGFMLFALAPRLGPGTAILVQTIPFAMMHYPKIEAEAWSSIICGIALGLMAYRGRSFVGTWLLHWLVATSMDVLVVLWPLR from the coding sequence ATGAGCCAGGACCCGCCGCAGGTTCCCGTCGACCGGCCAACACCACGCGAACCCCTCCTCGCGCGCCTTGGCCTGCTCCGCGATGCCGACCAGGCGCGCGAGGCCGTGTGCCTGTTTTACGCCGCGGTCGGACTGAGCCTCGTCTTCTTCCACGGCCGCCCGCGCAACATGGACGCTGACTGGGGCCTGTTCGTCTGGTTCGGCGTCAACTTCCTGGTGCTGTTCTGCGTCCCGGCCCTCATCATCCGCTTTGGCTGGAAAGAGCCGCTGACGCGCTACGGCCTGCAGTGGGGCGACTTTTCCACGTGGGGGCGCTATTTCGCTGTCTTCTTTGTCGGGATGGCTCCGCTGATTATTCTCGTCTCCCGCGACCCCGGATTCGCCATGTACTACCCGCGGTTCAGCCTGGCCCGGATTCACGCAGGCTACCTGCTCTTGTCCGCAGGCGGATGGCTGGTCTATTTCTTCGCGTGGGAGTGGTTCTTCCGCGGGTTCATGCTGTTCGCCCTGGCGCCACGACTGGGGCCGGGCACCGCCATCCTGGTGCAGACCATTCCCTTCGCGATGATGCACTATCCGAAGATTGAAGCGGAGGCCTGGTCATCCATCATTTGCGGCATCGCCCTCGGCCTCATGGCCTACCGCGGCCGCTCCTTCGTGGGCACGTGGCTCCTGCACTGGCTGGTGGCGACGTCCATGGATGTGCTCGTCGTCCTGTGGCCCCTGCGCTGA
- a CDS encoding GHMP kinase: MPIRARAPTRIDFAGGTTDLPSFRKREGGAVVSAAIDRYAYCSLTRCEGNGFRIVSQDLEQFVEAANIRELEYDGNLDLLKAAIRALDLPGGICVNVRCDAPPGSGTGSSASVGVALLGLLDRLKASATDNRRQCLSRFEIAEMACNLEHDLGIVGGKQDQYAAAVGGFNYMEFYDEHRVIVEPLELRPEVRLELHKHLLLCYSGQSRLSGDTNQRMISAYESNDPVVCGALRTVKRVAMDIRRALIGADIAWLGELLEEEWQARSMLAPGVVTERLQALRDAGINAGAVAAKVCGAGGGGCLLFLCADDAEAAVSRALEAAGGRIISFGFDFRGLEVWQAP, from the coding sequence ATGCCAATACGCGCCCGCGCACCCACACGAATCGACTTCGCAGGCGGCACCACGGACCTGCCCTCCTTCCGCAAGCGCGAGGGCGGCGCGGTGGTGAGCGCCGCAATCGATCGCTATGCCTACTGCTCCCTCACACGCTGCGAGGGCAACGGCTTCCGGATCGTCTCCCAGGACCTCGAACAGTTCGTCGAGGCCGCGAACATCCGCGAGCTTGAGTATGACGGCAATCTGGACTTGCTAAAGGCTGCCATTCGCGCCCTGGACTTGCCGGGCGGGATCTGCGTGAACGTACGCTGCGACGCGCCTCCAGGTTCCGGCACGGGCTCGTCGGCATCGGTGGGCGTGGCGCTGCTGGGCCTGCTGGACCGGCTCAAGGCATCGGCAACAGACAATCGCCGCCAGTGCCTGAGCCGCTTTGAGATCGCCGAAATGGCCTGCAATCTCGAGCACGATCTGGGCATCGTCGGTGGGAAGCAGGACCAGTACGCGGCGGCAGTGGGCGGCTTCAACTACATGGAGTTCTACGATGAGCACCGGGTGATCGTGGAGCCCCTGGAGTTGCGGCCTGAAGTACGCCTGGAACTCCACAAGCACCTGCTGCTGTGCTATTCGGGGCAGTCGCGTCTGAGCGGAGACACGAATCAGCGCATGATCTCCGCCTATGAGTCCAATGACCCTGTGGTCTGCGGAGCCTTACGCACGGTGAAGCGCGTTGCCATGGACATCCGTCGCGCTCTGATCGGCGCAGATATCGCGTGGCTGGGTGAGCTACTCGAAGAGGAATGGCAGGCCCGGTCAATGCTCGCCCCCGGCGTGGTCACCGAGCGTCTCCAGGCATTGCGCGACGCGGGCATCAACGCCGGTGCGGTGGCTGCAAAGGTCTGCGGAGCGGGCGGTGGAGGCTGTCTGCTATTCTTGTGCGCGGATGACGCCGAAGCCGCAGTTTCCCGGGCCCTCGAAGCCGCCGGCGGCCGCATCATCAGCTTCGGGTTTGACTTCCGGGGTCTGGAGGTCTGGCAGGCCCCATGA
- the rsmH gene encoding 16S rRNA (cytosine(1402)-N(4))-methyltransferase RsmH → MSRESIRHKPVLVSEVLRHLQPQPGKTILDLTLGSGGHAKHILEHGAAVIGVDRDREALERARGVLAEYGDRVTYVWGRMSQARELLGGLGISSVDGCLIDVGISMDQMFDMDRGFSAASTTSLDMRQDRSEAGSLTAYRIVNEYLESSLNRVLSVVGRGREARAVARRIVRARQKRPIQSTAQLAEVITSAMGPAAKPMDAARYLKAILDEVNQTLPELRQGIEAAVHLLRTTGMANLVVLTWNSSEHRVSRQALRQLEKPCVCPPALAVCSCGRKPLVRITTPKLVSPTEEEIRENPAARSARLYAAVRLEEPDEEARQG, encoded by the coding sequence ATGAGCAGGGAATCGATCCGACACAAGCCGGTCCTGGTCAGTGAGGTCCTGCGGCACCTTCAGCCGCAGCCGGGCAAGACGATCCTTGACCTGACGCTCGGATCGGGCGGGCACGCCAAGCACATCCTGGAGCATGGTGCGGCTGTCATCGGTGTTGACCGGGACAGGGAAGCGCTGGAGAGGGCTCGGGGAGTGCTGGCCGAGTACGGCGATCGAGTGACGTATGTGTGGGGGAGGATGTCACAGGCGAGGGAGTTGTTGGGGGGGCTCGGGATTTCCTCGGTGGATGGTTGCCTGATCGACGTGGGAATCTCGATGGATCAGATGTTTGATATGGACCGCGGGTTCAGCGCAGCGAGTACGACGTCGCTGGACATGAGGCAGGATAGATCAGAAGCAGGGTCGTTGACGGCGTACAGGATTGTGAATGAGTACCTTGAAAGCAGCCTCAACCGAGTACTGTCCGTCGTTGGGCGAGGGCGGGAGGCACGCGCGGTGGCAAGGCGCATCGTGCGAGCGCGGCAAAAACGCCCCATCCAGTCCACGGCGCAGCTGGCAGAGGTAATCACCTCGGCGATGGGGCCCGCGGCCAAACCGATGGATGCCGCGCGGTACCTGAAAGCGATTCTTGATGAGGTGAATCAGACGCTCCCCGAACTGCGCCAGGGCATTGAGGCGGCCGTACACCTCCTCCGAACAACCGGCATGGCTAACCTGGTCGTCTTGACCTGGAACAGTAGTGAGCACCGCGTGTCGCGCCAGGCGTTGAGACAGCTCGAGAAGCCATGCGTGTGCCCCCCGGCTCTCGCCGTGTGTTCCTGCGGGAGGAAGCCTTTGGTGCGGATTACCACTCCCAAGCTGGTGAGTCCCACTGAGGAGGAGATTCGAGAGAATCCCGCTGCACGTTCGGCGAGACTCTATGCCGCTGTGCGTCTGGAGGAGCCAGACGAAGAAGCCCGGCAGGGGTAG